From Candidatus Eisenbacteria bacterium, the proteins below share one genomic window:
- a CDS encoding metal-sulfur cluster assembly factor: MRESCGRNSDSGVRITEGGIRQVLRPVTDPELGLSILDLDLLYGIGIDQDAGEVTVTMTLTSQMCPTGPQILGATVKAGRRAPGVRKAKIELVWEPPWDPRKHASEDGKAFLGIWD, translated from the coding sequence GTGAGGGAATCGTGCGGGAGGAACTCCGACTCCGGCGTTCGGATCACCGAGGGTGGGATCCGTCAGGTTTTGCGCCCCGTGACCGATCCCGAGCTCGGTCTGTCGATCCTTGATCTCGACCTCCTCTACGGGATCGGCATCGATCAGGATGCCGGCGAGGTCACGGTCACCATGACGCTGACCAGCCAGATGTGCCCTACGGGACCTCAGATCCTCGGCGCGACGGTGAAGGCGGGTCGCCGCGCCCCCGGCGTTCGGAAGGCCAAGATCGAGCTCGTTTGGGAGCCTCCCTGGGATCCGCGCAAGCACGCGTCTGAGGATGGAAAGGCGTTTCTCGGGATCTGGGATTGA
- a CDS encoding response regulator: MTPDRPGEILNEELRTVLVVDDEPGMRYATRRILSPQYEVIEAGSGEEALDMIGEQHFNVALVDFRLPGISGLELLAAIKVVSPSTDVVIMTGSAKDPDEALLGSIRRKAFFFLRKPFSASILETLVDRITETQILEERLQQHARQLEDDLESARVFQQALLPPHEWSGNRIEVAALYVPSARLSGDLIDYWPLPGGGTALLAADVMGHGASASMITGVVKTQLHMLTAQERDPGRVLHLLDLALHNLTRDRFLTAFLLIDDLTAGEIRYCGAGHPPGILRTPDGKILPIESEGIPLNLPLPDHPERAGSTLARQEGTRIFLSTDGFGDATSPEDIHLSETPGYRRLIEDCLRVRPAEARDRLEEALLDHTQRMPQNDDRAFLVAELL; the protein is encoded by the coding sequence ATGACGCCGGACAGACCCGGGGAGATCTTGAACGAGGAGCTTCGCACCGTCCTCGTCGTGGACGACGAGCCGGGGATGCGCTACGCGACCCGGCGGATCCTCTCGCCCCAGTACGAGGTGATCGAGGCGGGATCCGGCGAGGAGGCTCTCGACATGATCGGGGAGCAACACTTCAACGTGGCGCTCGTCGACTTCCGCCTGCCCGGGATCAGCGGACTCGAGCTGCTGGCGGCCATCAAAGTGGTCAGCCCATCGACCGACGTGGTCATCATGACCGGTTCGGCGAAGGATCCCGACGAGGCGCTTCTCGGCTCGATCCGGCGGAAGGCGTTCTTCTTCCTGCGAAAGCCCTTCTCCGCGTCGATCCTCGAGACGCTCGTCGATCGGATCACCGAGACGCAGATCCTCGAGGAGAGGCTCCAGCAGCATGCCAGACAGCTCGAGGACGACCTCGAGAGCGCGAGGGTCTTCCAGCAGGCCCTTCTGCCCCCGCACGAGTGGAGCGGCAACCGGATCGAGGTCGCGGCCCTCTACGTCCCGAGCGCTCGGTTGAGCGGCGATCTCATCGACTACTGGCCTCTACCCGGAGGGGGCACGGCGCTCCTTGCCGCGGATGTCATGGGGCACGGCGCGTCGGCGTCGATGATCACGGGCGTCGTCAAGACGCAACTCCATATGTTGACGGCGCAGGAAAGGGACCCCGGCAGGGTGCTCCATCTCCTCGATCTCGCCCTTCACAACCTCACGCGAGATCGCTTCCTGACGGCGTTCCTCCTGATCGACGACCTGACCGCGGGCGAGATCCGCTACTGCGGCGCGGGACATCCGCCGGGAATCCTGCGGACGCCGGACGGGAAGATCCTCCCGATCGAGAGCGAGGGAATCCCGCTGAACCTCCCCCTCCCCGATCATCCCGAGCGGGCCGGCTCCACACTCGCGCGCCAAGAAGGAACGAGAATCTTCCTTAGCACGGATGGGTTCGGCGACGCGACCTCGCCGGAGGACATTCACCTCAGCGAGACGCCCGGGTATAGGAGGCTGATCGAGGATTGCCTGCGCGTTCGTCCGGCCGAGGCGCGCGACAGGCTCGAGGAGGCGCTCCTCGACCACACCCAGAGGATGCCCCAGAACGACGATCGGGCCTTCCTGGTGGCGGAGCTTCTGTAG